In Acidimicrobiales bacterium, the following are encoded in one genomic region:
- a CDS encoding DUF3151 family protein, which yields MNDSTSGVRPISLSGSGPSETVLGSEEPAADAALAEALGQPTPGERRDAVSAVAADWPRHLECWACLGDLGRDAMEAYAAYRVGYHRGLDRLRQSGWRGSGYVRWQHPTNRGFMRALAGLARVADQIGEVDEAERCALFLRQLDPDWTEAMAGETS from the coding sequence ATGAACGATTCCACGTCCGGCGTCCGTCCCATCTCCCTATCCGGCTCGGGCCCCTCGGAGACGGTCCTTGGGTCCGAGGAGCCGGCAGCGGATGCCGCTCTGGCCGAGGCATTAGGTCAACCGACGCCCGGGGAACGGAGAGACGCCGTGTCCGCTGTAGCGGCCGACTGGCCACGTCATCTGGAGTGTTGGGCCTGCCTAGGCGATCTGGGACGGGACGCGATGGAGGCTTACGCTGCCTACCGGGTCGGCTACCACCGGGGTCTCGACCGCCTTCGACAGAGCGGATGGCGTGGCAGCGGGTACGTTCGCTGGCAGCACCCGACCAATCGGGGGTTCATGCGGGCACTGGCTGGTCTAGCTCGGGTGGCCGACCAGATCGGCGAGGTGGACGAAGCGGAGCGTTGTGCCCTGTTTCTCCGCCAGCTGGATCCAGATTGGACGGAGGCGATGGCCGGGGAGACCTCCTGA
- a CDS encoding molybdenum cofactor guanylyltransferase, producing the protein MLPLISDLPGSGSGNPFVGAVLTGGASRRMGRDKALIEVDGRPMAVTVARTLLTAGASEVVAVGGDAEGLSTAGLAVVPDRYPGEGPLGGIITALGHFAALDLPVVVLACDLPTPSASNVAATASAVPAAPNGAPVVVVPLEAGRRQWMHACWLPQSSVLLTAAFSAGERAPWRAAEASSALGLRIVEVDGLSAAGFRDVDQPTDLASDLGAGDR; encoded by the coding sequence GTGTTGCCCCTGATCAGCGACCTGCCCGGCAGCGGGTCTGGGAACCCATTCGTCGGTGCGGTTCTGACCGGCGGGGCGAGCCGCCGAATGGGTCGGGATAAGGCCCTCATCGAAGTCGACGGTCGTCCGATGGCTGTCACGGTGGCCAGGACGCTGCTGACCGCTGGGGCATCGGAGGTGGTGGCCGTGGGTGGCGATGCCGAGGGTCTCTCGACCGCAGGCCTCGCCGTGGTGCCTGACCGCTATCCCGGCGAGGGGCCTCTCGGCGGCATCATCACGGCACTCGGACATTTCGCGGCGTTGGACCTGCCGGTGGTGGTGCTTGCCTGTGACCTGCCGACACCTTCGGCGTCAAACGTGGCGGCCACGGCGTCGGCGGTACCGGCGGCTCCGAATGGAGCACCGGTGGTGGTGGTGCCCCTCGAAGCAGGCAGACGTCAGTGGATGCATGCCTGCTGGTTGCCGCAGTCGAGCGTCTTGTTGACGGCGGCATTCTCTGCGGGAGAGCGGGCGCCATGGCGGGCCGCCGAGGCCTCGAGCGCTTTGGGACTCCGGATCGTGGAGGTCGATGGACTGTCGGCGGCGGGGTTTCGTGACGTTGACCAGCCCACCGATTTGGCTAGCGACCTAGGGGCCGGCGACCGGTAG
- a CDS encoding rhodanese-like domain-containing protein, with protein MSEQPVVPEVDVDELQARLADGAALLDVREPDEVDEVRVPGGVRIPLGALPERIAEIPSDGTLYVICALGGRSRTAAEFLRHNGIDAVNVAGGTNAWVAADFPVESGSVDGAGS; from the coding sequence ATGTCTGAGCAGCCAGTGGTCCCGGAAGTGGACGTTGACGAGTTGCAGGCACGTCTCGCCGACGGCGCCGCACTCCTCGACGTCCGAGAGCCCGATGAGGTTGACGAGGTCAGGGTGCCGGGAGGCGTCCGAATCCCGTTGGGGGCGTTGCCCGAGCGGATTGCCGAGATTCCCTCAGATGGCACGCTCTACGTCATCTGCGCTCTGGGTGGTCGGAGCCGCACTGCGGCCGAGTTCCTCCGTCACAACGGGATCGATGCCGTGAACGTGGCCGGTGGTACCAACGCCTGGGTCGCTGCCGATTTCCCAGTGGAGTCGGGCTCTGTGGATGGAGCAGGATCCTGA
- a CDS encoding HRDC domain-containing protein, which produces MVTDQMEFEEILDVLMGESRIAVDTEFHREKTYFPKVAMVQVAWSDGLALIDPLAVDLRPMARLLESDVLVVMHAAGQDLEVFDHTCGTVPVNLFDTQLAAGFTGLSSPSLASLHERELGLRLPKGDRLTDWLARPLTKSQLDYAASDVANLLEIHDLLLARLTADGRLAWAEQECLEMLARERGRRVPEDAWRRIKEARQLRGQARDVVRSVAAWRERRAADMDQPVRHVVPDLGVVAVAQRAPRSLEELRKIRGLDGRHHKGAVAEGLLAAVAAADDLPPLVADPPRRDSGNDVRAAVTLVSAWVAQLSRDTDLDPTLVGTRSDIEDLVRGVEGARMATGWRHQVIGGPVDDLLSGRAALAFDGRGGLLLEPRGT; this is translated from the coding sequence CTGGTTACCGACCAGATGGAGTTCGAGGAGATCCTGGACGTCCTGATGGGCGAATCGCGGATCGCCGTGGACACCGAGTTCCACAGGGAGAAGACGTATTTTCCAAAGGTCGCCATGGTCCAGGTGGCGTGGTCCGATGGCTTGGCCCTGATCGATCCGCTAGCTGTCGACCTGCGTCCCATGGCCCGACTGTTGGAGTCTGATGTTCTGGTAGTCATGCATGCCGCTGGCCAGGACCTTGAGGTCTTTGACCACACATGCGGGACCGTGCCCGTCAACCTCTTTGACACCCAGCTAGCGGCCGGGTTCACCGGCCTGTCCTCGCCGTCCTTGGCTTCCCTGCACGAACGGGAACTCGGTCTCCGCCTTCCCAAGGGGGACCGCCTCACCGACTGGTTGGCTCGCCCGTTGACCAAATCGCAACTGGACTACGCGGCGTCCGACGTAGCGAACCTGCTGGAGATACATGACCTTCTCCTTGCCCGTCTGACCGCAGACGGACGACTGGCATGGGCTGAGCAAGAATGCTTGGAGATGCTGGCCCGGGAACGTGGACGGCGTGTGCCTGAGGATGCTTGGCGGCGCATCAAGGAAGCCCGACAGCTTCGTGGTCAGGCCAGGGACGTCGTTCGTTCGGTGGCGGCGTGGCGGGAGCGGCGGGCTGCCGACATGGATCAGCCGGTCCGCCATGTGGTGCCTGACCTCGGTGTGGTGGCCGTGGCTCAGCGAGCACCGCGATCCCTAGAGGAACTTCGGAAGATCCGTGGACTGGATGGGCGTCACCACAAGGGGGCAGTGGCCGAGGGCCTGTTGGCCGCCGTCGCCGCCGCTGATGATCTGCCGCCGTTGGTCGCCGATCCACCTCGTCGGGACAGCGGCAACGACGTGCGCGCGGCGGTGACCTTGGTGTCGGCATGGGTGGCCCAGTTGTCGCGTGATACCGATCTTGACCCGACACTCGTCGGGACGAGAAGTGATATCGAAGATCTCGTCCGGGGCGTTGAGGGTGCACGGATGGCCACCGGGTGGCGCCATCAGGTCATCGGTGGCCCGGTGGATGACCTACTAAGTGGTCGGGCGGCGCTGGCCTTCGACGGCCGTGGCGGGCTACTCCTCGAGCCACGGGGCACCTGA
- a CDS encoding chloride channel protein produces the protein MKRLRTIATRGDTPVLALAIITGLLVATLVAAFEYIAATVVLERVLHRPLWQIAIAPGVGLLLASLILRYPGRRMLPSTSDEFNRAFHDRNPRLPLRDLPIKLLAGISTIGLGGALGLEGPSIYAGSTLGLGLRDRFRRWLRREDVKILLTAGAAAGVAAVFKAPATGVLFALEAPYRDDVNRRALLPSLLASATSYVAYINLIGHDAVIPFLNDPENRIGLNVKQLALRADTEVVWFDAADLAGLFTAVEVGDVFGALLLGVFAGLGGRSMAWLVRWAKTQSKTDSFVSRVLISGASLAGLAFVADVAFGSPLTIGPGFEAMEWVVRPDHGLGLIGLLFGMRIAATIVTLAGGGVGGLFIPLAVQGVIIGQFTGIMLESDRPGLYPTLGLAAFLGAGYRAPISAVMFVAESTGGSFVVPALVAAAVSQLVAGKSSVAEHQHSVRLGHLERRFTLPVTSALDTDVLTVPPDATVAEFMYLHVLGRRERSVAVVDGVEYRGMISLTEVSEIDRSMWDDTAVGDLLNTELPAARPNWSLRDATVAMEQADVDVLAVTDAEGAFIGMLSAEDILKLDEILDETGS, from the coding sequence GTGAAACGGCTCCGCACCATTGCCACCCGTGGTGACACCCCGGTGCTGGCCCTGGCGATCATCACCGGGCTGCTCGTAGCCACTCTGGTCGCCGCCTTCGAATATATAGCGGCAACCGTGGTCCTTGAACGAGTCCTGCACCGGCCACTGTGGCAGATCGCCATAGCCCCCGGCGTGGGACTCCTTCTAGCCTCGTTGATTCTGCGATACCCGGGTCGGCGAATGCTCCCGAGCACCTCCGACGAGTTCAATCGCGCGTTCCATGATCGGAACCCACGCCTTCCTCTCCGGGACCTCCCGATCAAGCTCTTGGCAGGCATCTCGACCATCGGGTTAGGCGGTGCGCTCGGCCTGGAGGGCCCGTCAATCTACGCCGGCTCGACCCTCGGCCTCGGCTTGCGTGACCGGTTCCGCCGTTGGCTTCGTCGAGAGGACGTCAAGATCCTCCTGACCGCCGGAGCGGCGGCTGGGGTGGCCGCCGTCTTCAAGGCACCGGCTACCGGGGTCCTCTTTGCACTGGAGGCACCGTACCGAGACGACGTGAACCGTCGGGCTTTGCTGCCCTCGTTGCTCGCCTCGGCCACCAGTTACGTCGCCTACATCAACCTCATCGGCCATGACGCCGTCATCCCGTTCCTGAACGATCCCGAGAACCGCATCGGTCTGAACGTCAAACAGTTGGCCCTCCGGGCCGACACCGAAGTGGTCTGGTTCGACGCCGCCGACCTGGCCGGGCTGTTTACCGCCGTGGAGGTGGGCGACGTGTTCGGCGCTCTCCTGCTTGGGGTCTTTGCCGGCCTCGGAGGCCGTTCCATGGCGTGGCTCGTCCGGTGGGCCAAAACACAGTCCAAGACCGACTCGTTCGTCTCCCGGGTCCTCATCTCCGGAGCCTCACTGGCCGGTTTGGCGTTCGTCGCCGACGTGGCGTTTGGCTCTCCTCTGACCATCGGACCGGGCTTCGAGGCCATGGAGTGGGTGGTCAGGCCGGACCACGGCCTAGGCCTAATTGGCCTGTTGTTCGGCATGCGGATCGCCGCCACCATCGTGACCCTGGCCGGTGGCGGGGTAGGCGGACTATTCATTCCCTTAGCCGTGCAGGGCGTCATCATCGGACAGTTCACCGGCATCATGTTGGAATCCGACCGGCCCGGCCTCTACCCGACGCTCGGCCTGGCAGCCTTCTTGGGCGCCGGCTACCGCGCTCCCATCTCAGCGGTGATGTTCGTCGCAGAATCGACAGGCGGTTCCTTCGTGGTGCCGGCCCTTGTCGCTGCTGCGGTCAGTCAGTTGGTGGCCGGCAAGTCCTCCGTCGCTGAGCATCAGCACTCAGTCCGACTGGGCCACCTCGAACGTAGGTTCACCCTGCCCGTGACGTCGGCGCTGGACACCGACGTGCTCACGGTTCCCCCAGACGCCACGGTGGCTGAATTCATGTACCTCCACGTACTCGGTCGCCGTGAGCGATCCGTAGCGGTGGTCGATGGCGTCGAGTACCGGGGAATGATCAGCCTCACGGAGGTGTCCGAGATCGATCGTTCGATGTGGGATGACACCGCTGTCGGCGACCTCCTCAACACGGAACTACCCGCCGCCCGACCGAACTGGTCACTACGGGACGCGACCGTGGCAATGGAGCAGGCTGATGTGGACGTCCTCGCGGTGACCGACGCCGAAGGCGCGTTCATTGGCATGTTGTCGGCTGAGGATATTCTCAAACTGGACGAGATTCTGGACGAAACAGGTAGCTGA
- a CDS encoding FAD-linked oxidase C-terminal domain-containing protein, whose protein sequence is MTSPLTRSLLGRLITRRSDPITDPLERDLVEVLGRGRVEAGVGAQSLYSHDGSVTRGGRAGIVCFPESTAEVAACVSVAIGHGRPFVPRGAGTGLSGGAVPCDEPVMVVTTRMDVIHEVDVERRLAWVGPGVVNLDLSRHLEGTGLHFAPDPSSQQACTIGGNVANNSGGPHCLLYGVTSAHVLAVEVVLPDGEVVILGAEEGRASGYDLRGAFVGGEGTLGITTRICVRLTEDPPEVATLLLDFDRVAGAADTVSAVIAAGIVPAALEIMDQRVVEAVEPFVHAGYPLDAAAVLIVELDGLPGGVAESIDRIEAIGTAHGARTVRVAADEEERMRIWKGRKSAFGAIAVIKPDYYLNDTVIPRTRLAEVLSRIYEVIEERDLIVMNVFHAGDGNLHPLIVFDAREPGVMERVLEAGEEIVRISVEAGGVLSGEHGIGLEKKRFMSMQFSPADLEAQDRLRRAFDVEGLANPGKVLPGGASCGHVTSLGRAPDGTWV, encoded by the coding sequence GTGACAAGCCCTTTGACCCGGTCCCTTCTAGGGCGGCTGATTACCCGTCGGAGCGATCCGATCACCGATCCGTTGGAGCGCGACCTAGTTGAGGTCTTGGGTCGTGGCCGGGTCGAAGCCGGAGTCGGGGCCCAGAGCCTGTACAGCCATGATGGCTCGGTGACGAGGGGTGGTCGGGCCGGGATCGTCTGCTTCCCCGAAAGTACCGCCGAGGTGGCTGCCTGCGTATCCGTGGCGATCGGCCATGGGCGTCCGTTCGTGCCCCGTGGGGCGGGAACGGGGTTGTCTGGTGGAGCCGTGCCCTGCGACGAGCCTGTAATGGTGGTGACAACCCGGATGGACGTCATCCACGAGGTCGACGTGGAACGTCGCCTGGCCTGGGTGGGACCTGGCGTAGTGAACCTGGACCTCTCACGGCACCTGGAGGGCACCGGCCTCCATTTTGCCCCGGATCCGTCCAGCCAACAGGCCTGCACGATCGGTGGCAACGTAGCCAACAACTCGGGAGGCCCCCACTGCCTGCTCTACGGGGTGACCAGCGCGCACGTATTGGCCGTCGAGGTGGTGCTCCCGGACGGAGAAGTGGTGATCCTCGGCGCTGAGGAAGGACGGGCATCGGGTTACGACCTCCGGGGAGCTTTTGTAGGCGGCGAGGGAACCCTTGGGATCACGACGCGTATCTGTGTTCGACTCACCGAGGATCCGCCCGAGGTGGCCACGTTGTTGTTGGACTTCGACCGTGTGGCCGGTGCTGCCGACACGGTTAGTGCGGTGATTGCCGCCGGCATCGTGCCCGCCGCGCTCGAGATCATGGACCAGCGGGTCGTCGAGGCCGTCGAACCCTTCGTGCATGCTGGCTATCCACTGGACGCTGCGGCGGTCCTCATCGTTGAGTTGGACGGCCTTCCGGGCGGCGTGGCGGAGTCCATCGACCGGATCGAGGCCATCGGGACGGCCCATGGAGCCCGGACGGTTCGGGTGGCCGCCGACGAGGAGGAGCGGATGAGGATCTGGAAGGGCCGAAAGAGCGCCTTCGGAGCGATTGCGGTGATCAAGCCCGACTACTACCTGAACGACACCGTCATCCCTCGTACCCGACTGGCCGAAGTTTTGTCCCGGATCTACGAGGTGATCGAAGAACGGGACTTGATCGTCATGAACGTCTTCCACGCCGGTGACGGCAACCTCCACCCTCTCATTGTTTTCGACGCTCGTGAGCCGGGAGTCATGGAGCGCGTCTTGGAGGCCGGTGAGGAGATCGTACGGATCTCGGTTGAGGCGGGTGGAGTGCTGTCCGGGGAGCACGGCATTGGGCTTGAGAAGAAGCGCTTCATGTCGATGCAGTTCAGCCCGGCCGACCTGGAGGCCCAGGATCGCCTGCGGCGGGCGTTCGACGTCGAGGGCCTAGCCAATCCTGGCAAGGTGCTGCCTGGCGGCGCCAGCTGTGGTCATGTGACCAGCCTCGGGCGGGCCCCTGACGGGACCTGGGTTTGA
- a CDS encoding FAD-binding protein — protein MGAFRDEVGDAGTVCVCGGRTRWMVGAVPGHTGDVREISAPVGIESISPAEMTVVVGAGTAVADLASALSEHGQEVALDGPVGATVGGALMVGRNPLRRGRLGEIADVLLQADCVGADGEAFTAGGPTVKNVTGYDMCRLLVGSLGTLALVGRVILRTRPVPEVGAWMVGEVPTGIVMGALYRPATVLWDGVRSTVRIEGSAADVAGEIRCLEALGFIAADEPVLPAGWDRWSGTLPEGGVWALGSGVVHRSGPVGTPVVSVGVRALADRLRDAFDPLRRLNPGRDPYRMTA, from the coding sequence ATGGGAGCGTTTCGTGACGAGGTCGGCGACGCCGGAACCGTCTGCGTCTGTGGGGGACGGACCCGTTGGATGGTCGGAGCCGTCCCCGGTCATACAGGAGACGTTCGAGAGATATCAGCCCCGGTGGGCATCGAATCCATCTCACCGGCGGAGATGACCGTGGTAGTCGGCGCGGGAACGGCAGTGGCGGACTTGGCATCGGCACTGTCTGAGCATGGCCAGGAGGTGGCCCTTGACGGACCGGTGGGCGCCACGGTGGGTGGCGCGTTGATGGTCGGACGAAATCCGTTGCGTCGCGGTCGGCTTGGCGAGATTGCCGACGTCTTGTTGCAGGCGGACTGCGTGGGAGCCGATGGTGAGGCCTTCACCGCCGGCGGTCCGACGGTAAAGAACGTGACCGGATACGACATGTGCCGTCTCCTCGTGGGTTCGCTGGGGACACTGGCTCTCGTGGGACGGGTCATCCTCCGAACCCGACCAGTTCCCGAGGTGGGGGCCTGGATGGTCGGCGAGGTACCGACTGGGATCGTGATGGGTGCGTTATACCGGCCTGCCACCGTTCTGTGGGACGGCGTGCGGAGCACCGTGAGAATCGAAGGGAGCGCTGCCGATGTGGCCGGCGAGATTCGATGCCTCGAGGCCCTCGGGTTTATCGCCGCAGATGAGCCCGTTCTGCCAGCAGGGTGGGACCGCTGGTCGGGCACCCTCCCTGAAGGTGGGGTATGGGCCCTGGGAAGTGGAGTGGTCCATCGGTCGGGTCCCGTTGGAACCCCCGTGGTATCGGTCGGCGTGCGCGCCCTCGCCGACCGTCTGCGCGACGCGTTTGACCCACTCCGACGCCTAAACCCGGGACGAGATCCGTACCGAATGACAGCATGA
- a CDS encoding (Fe-S)-binding protein — MNPAANDPSEVVLFTGCVMDVWQPEVHRAAEEVLTAIGVTVERSGDRVGCCGALHGHAGLESEARRHAERVVSALTGDQPVLLDSAGCGAALKGYGTLLRTPEARAFADRVYDIQEWLAADGRLVALPSSGPESGPRESVIVQDPCHLRHAQGCHGAVREVLAPHVDLVELDDEGLCCGAGGAFSLVQPGLAGDARDRKVAAVARATDRSGATTVVSANPGCALHLAAVGLHVRHPVEVLADACRRSETDPGSEKDRSEVSERGR; from the coding sequence ATGAACCCGGCGGCGAACGACCCGTCCGAGGTGGTTCTGTTCACTGGGTGTGTCATGGATGTATGGCAACCGGAGGTCCATAGGGCCGCTGAGGAAGTCCTGACGGCTATCGGGGTCACCGTCGAACGGTCCGGTGATCGTGTCGGTTGTTGTGGTGCTCTGCATGGCCATGCTGGTCTCGAATCGGAGGCACGGCGACACGCCGAGCGAGTGGTCTCCGCACTGACTGGTGACCAGCCTGTCCTGCTCGATTCCGCCGGCTGTGGTGCGGCGCTCAAGGGATACGGAACGCTGCTGCGTACCCCAGAGGCCAGGGCCTTCGCCGACCGGGTGTACGACATCCAGGAGTGGCTAGCTGCCGATGGACGTCTGGTCGCCCTGCCGTCATCCGGCCCGGAGAGCGGGCCGCGTGAGTCGGTGATTGTCCAAGATCCCTGTCACCTACGGCACGCCCAGGGCTGCCACGGTGCCGTCCGGGAAGTCTTGGCCCCCCATGTGGACCTGGTGGAACTCGATGATGAAGGCCTCTGCTGTGGCGCCGGTGGCGCCTTCTCCCTGGTCCAGCCGGGACTGGCCGGCGACGCCCGGGACCGGAAGGTAGCGGCTGTGGCTCGGGCGACGGACCGCAGCGGGGCCACCACGGTGGTTAGCGCCAACCCGGGTTGCGCGCTCCACCTTGCGGCCGTCGGGCTCCACGTGCGGCACCCTGTGGAGGTACTAGCCGACGCCTGCCGTAGGTCGGAAACAGACCCGGGTTCCGAGAAAGATCGAAGTGAGGTGTCCGAACGTGGCCGGTGA
- a CDS encoding bifunctional FO biosynthesis protein CofGH: MTKQDHTYRNKTAPNPLTELRGDELRAAARSIRDAHHGGRITYSPKVFIPLTMLCQDRCGYCTFAQPPARLEAPYLSTDEVLAIAHQGAEAGCHEALFTLGERPELRYPIAADWLERNGYQSTIHYLAAMAQLVLTETGLLPHANAGALSIEELATLRSVSPSQGMMLESLVADLDCHRGAPDKAPERRLATLEAAGRLSIPFTTGILVGIGETRWDRIEALEAIATSHARYGHVQEVIVQNFLPKPGTAMHNAPACPPDEYLDAIALARVILPPEIHLQAPPNLSDDFGVLLDAGIDDWGGVSPVTTDHVNPERPWPALELLTSVTVERGFTVAPRLTAYPEFVCDPNRWFDKGLHFAVMDRSDAAGLGRDDPGAVFPEAIETVSAADGAEVRQVGSKSTVWYSGAPVRPVHLVPGPSTAHGRIREVLDGVLAGQRTGHDELLALFAARGPEVVAVAEVADELRRRRVGDEITWVANRNINYTNVCTYKCRFCGFSKGPLSLNLRGTPYLLEMDEIAGRAAEAAQMGATEVCLQGGIHPDFDGEYYLDVTRAVRAAVPDIHVHGFTALEVTEGARRLGEPLVEYLRRGYEAGLRSLPGTAAEILDDEIRAELCPDKITTDEWLEAHRVAHSVGIRSNVTIMYGSIERPKHWVRHLLRCRDLQDETGGFTEFVGLPFVHMASPIYLQKKSRRGPTFRENLLMHSVARIAYDGSIDNIQCSWVKIGFDGVRQLLQSGVNDLGGTLMDENISRAAGAEHGQGVTEADLRELVEPLGRSLRQRTTLYGDVEAGHRLHVARPHDGRVLIPLVVN, from the coding sequence GTGACCAAACAGGACCACACCTACCGGAACAAGACGGCACCGAACCCCCTGACCGAGCTTCGTGGCGATGAACTTCGTGCGGCCGCCCGGAGTATCCGTGACGCCCACCATGGGGGCCGGATCACCTACAGCCCCAAGGTCTTCATCCCATTGACCATGCTGTGCCAGGACCGCTGTGGCTACTGCACCTTCGCACAACCTCCGGCACGCTTGGAGGCGCCATACCTCTCTACGGACGAGGTGTTGGCCATTGCACACCAAGGCGCCGAGGCGGGCTGCCACGAGGCGCTCTTCACCCTGGGCGAGCGTCCCGAGCTCCGATACCCGATAGCAGCCGACTGGCTGGAACGCAACGGCTACCAGTCGACCATCCACTATCTAGCCGCAATGGCTCAGCTGGTCCTGACCGAGACCGGACTGCTCCCACACGCCAATGCGGGAGCACTGTCCATTGAAGAACTGGCAACACTCCGTTCCGTCTCGCCGTCCCAGGGAATGATGCTCGAGTCCCTCGTGGCCGACCTGGACTGCCACCGAGGGGCACCCGACAAGGCCCCCGAGCGACGTCTGGCCACCCTCGAAGCCGCCGGTCGCCTCTCTATCCCTTTCACCACCGGCATCCTCGTGGGAATCGGTGAGACCCGCTGGGACCGGATCGAGGCGCTGGAAGCCATTGCCACATCCCACGCCCGATACGGCCATGTCCAAGAAGTGATCGTCCAGAATTTTCTACCCAAGCCGGGTACGGCCATGCACAACGCCCCAGCTTGCCCACCCGACGAATACCTAGACGCCATTGCCCTAGCCCGGGTCATCCTCCCCCCGGAGATCCATCTGCAGGCACCGCCCAACCTGTCCGACGACTTCGGCGTGCTACTCGACGCCGGCATCGATGACTGGGGCGGCGTTTCGCCGGTGACCACTGACCACGTCAACCCCGAGCGGCCCTGGCCCGCCCTGGAGCTCCTAACCTCGGTGACCGTCGAACGGGGCTTCACGGTGGCCCCCCGACTCACCGCCTACCCCGAGTTCGTCTGCGATCCGAACCGCTGGTTCGATAAAGGCCTGCACTTCGCAGTCATGGATAGGAGCGACGCCGCCGGACTGGGTCGTGACGATCCAGGAGCCGTCTTTCCTGAGGCCATTGAGACCGTTTCCGCCGCCGACGGTGCCGAAGTCCGTCAGGTCGGATCTAAATCGACGGTCTGGTATTCGGGTGCCCCCGTTCGGCCCGTCCACCTGGTGCCCGGTCCGTCAACCGCTCACGGACGAATCCGGGAGGTCCTCGACGGCGTGCTGGCCGGACAACGTACCGGCCACGACGAACTCCTGGCCCTCTTCGCCGCAAGGGGACCCGAGGTCGTCGCAGTGGCCGAGGTGGCCGACGAACTACGGCGTCGACGGGTCGGCGACGAAATCACGTGGGTAGCCAACCGAAATATCAACTACACGAACGTGTGTACCTACAAGTGCCGGTTCTGCGGGTTCTCCAAGGGCCCGTTGTCGTTGAACCTCCGGGGCACGCCTTATCTCCTGGAGATGGATGAAATAGCCGGCCGGGCCGCCGAGGCCGCACAGATGGGCGCCACCGAGGTCTGCCTCCAGGGTGGCATCCATCCGGACTTCGACGGTGAGTACTACCTGGACGTGACCCGGGCAGTCAGGGCCGCGGTCCCTGACATACACGTCCACGGCTTCACCGCTCTTGAGGTCACCGAAGGCGCTCGCCGTCTCGGCGAGCCGCTGGTCGAGTACCTCCGCCGGGGTTACGAAGCTGGGCTTCGATCCCTGCCAGGAACGGCAGCCGAGATCCTCGACGATGAGATCCGTGCCGAGCTGTGCCCCGACAAGATCACCACCGACGAGTGGCTGGAGGCCCACCGCGTCGCCCATTCCGTCGGCATCCGATCCAACGTCACCATCATGTACGGGTCGATCGAGCGTCCCAAGCACTGGGTTCGCCACCTGCTTCGTTGCCGTGACCTTCAGGACGAAACCGGCGGCTTCACCGAGTTCGTCGGACTGCCGTTCGTACACATGGCGTCACCCATCTACCTCCAGAAGAAGTCCCGTCGGGGTCCGACCTTCCGCGAGAACCTCCTGATGCACTCCGTGGCCAGAATTGCCTACGACGGATCAATCGACAACATCCAGTGTTCGTGGGTGAAGATTGGCTTTGACGGCGTCCGCCAGCTGCTGCAATCCGGGGTGAACGACCTTGGAGGAACCCTCATGGACGAGAACATCTCTCGTGCAGCCGGCGCCGAACATGGACAGGGGGTAACCGAAGCCGACCTCCGCGAGCTCGTGGAGCCGCTCGGCCGATCGCTACGTCAGCGGACCACTCTCTATGGCGACGTGGAGGCCGGTCATCGCCTCCACGTGGCACGACCCCACGATGGCCGCGTGCTCATCCCTCTGGTCGTCAACTGA
- a CDS encoding helix-turn-helix domain-containing protein → MPSAIHAEANPIGIAHEPECSIAATLEAVGDRWTLLILRDLFRGVRRFEALHRDLGIARNLLTDRLHRLAGLGIVHRVPYQDRPVRHEYRLTTKGADLSPALVALMHWGDRWYAEDGPPTLLIHDTCGTPLDQAVSCPECDETVSPHHIRSRPGPGRTIEETL, encoded by the coding sequence ATGCCATCAGCCATTCACGCAGAAGCGAATCCGATCGGCATCGCCCATGAACCAGAATGCTCGATCGCTGCCACGCTCGAGGCGGTCGGCGATCGTTGGACATTGCTCATCCTACGAGACCTCTTCCGGGGGGTTCGCCGGTTCGAGGCCCTCCACCGCGACCTGGGCATTGCACGGAACCTCCTGACTGATCGGCTTCACCGGCTGGCCGGACTGGGCATCGTCCATCGGGTGCCCTACCAGGACCGGCCCGTACGCCACGAATACCGGCTGACCACCAAGGGCGCCGACCTCTCCCCCGCTCTGGTGGCCCTCATGCATTGGGGAGACCGCTGGTACGCCGAAGACGGACCGCCGACGCTCCTCATCCACGACACCTGTGGAACCCCACTCGACCAGGCAGTGTCCTGTCCCGAATGCGACGAAACCGTTTCGCCCCACCACATACGCAGCCGCCCCGGCCCAGGGCGCACCATTGAGGAGACCCTGTGA